One genomic window of Elaeis guineensis isolate ETL-2024a chromosome 2, EG11, whole genome shotgun sequence includes the following:
- the LOC140855697 gene encoding uncharacterized protein isoform X1 — MTKTRAQRSRITGSARRSSCREEASPPPPAAEPSSPHPAVTTDAQIAAIVRQMTVLTDAVKSLQQQPAARPMPSRSSRRRLRRSPSPPHERPQQCSHGEEEGRPWRDDRRSRRPSPSLLERARKEKRPRTLSASLSESSGDSTPGVSQHRRVDDYERRFEEIDRRLTQLQMDGQKSSNDVDFQTAQPLS, encoded by the coding sequence atgacaaagacaagagcccagcgatcgaggatcaccggatcggcgaggcgctcttcctgccgggaagaggcctccccgccaccgccggcggcggagcccagctctccacaccccgcggtgaccacggatgcgcagatcgcggccatcgtacggcagatgaccgtgctgacggacgcagtcaagagcctccagcaacaaccggcggcccgtccgatgccctccaggagcagccgtcgacgactgcgccgatccccgtcgcctccgcatGAGCGCCCCCAACAgtgctcccacggagaagaggagggacggccatggcgcgatgaccgacggtcccggcggccctctccttccctgctggaacgggcaaggaaggagaaacgaccgcgcacgctgtcggcctccctctcggaatcttctggagactccactcctggggtctcccagcatcgacgagtggacgactacgagcgtcggttcgaggaaatcgaccgtcggctcacgcagttgcagatggacggccagaagtcttcgaacgacgtcgacttccagaccgcccaacctctctcctga
- the LOC140855698 gene encoding LOW QUALITY PROTEIN: protein SULFUR DEFICIENCY-INDUCED 1-like (The sequence of the model RefSeq protein was modified relative to this genomic sequence to represent the inferred CDS: inserted 2 bases in 2 codons), which produces MEGGKSRGEKKDLFHVIHKVPXGDSPYVRAKHLQLVEKDPEAAIIWFWKALNARDRVDSALKDMAVVMKQQDRAEEAVEAIKSFRHLCSKQAQESLDNLLXDLYKKCGRIDEQIELLKQKLRLIYLGEAFNGKTTKTARSHGKKFQVSIQQETSRLLGNLGWAYMQTNNYDAAEVVYRKAQMIEPDANKACNLGLCLIKKGRFDEARAVLEEVLLRRFSGSDESKLISRAEELLQEIELQPAVSPLEMDLSIEEEIMERLDLVMNEWAPFRSKRLPIFEEISTWRDQIAC; this is translated from the exons atggAAGGGGGGAAGAGTAGAGGAGAGAAGAAGGATTTGTTCCATGTGATTCATAAAGTGC GGGGGGATAGCCCTTATGTTCGAGCCAAGCACCTCCAG CTTGTGGAGAAGGATCCAGAGGCGGCGATCATATGGTTTTGGAAGGCACTAAATGCCAGGGACCGAGTGGACAGTGCACTGAAGGACATGGCAGTGGTAATGAAGCAGCAGGACCGGGCAGAGGAAGCAGTAGAAGCCATCAAATCCTTCAGGCACCTCTGCTCTAAGCAGGCACAGGAATCCTTGGACAATCTCC ATGACCTTTACAAG AAATGTGGAAGGATAGATGAGCAGATTGAGCTTCTAAAGCAAAAACTGCGGTTGATATACCTTGGTGAAGCCTTCAATGGGAAGACCACCAAGACAGCTCGCTCCCATGGCAAAAAGTTTCAGGTCTCCATCCAGCAAGAAACTTCACGGCTCCTG GGCAATCTAGGTTGGGCCTACATGCAGACGAATAATTATGATGCAGCTGAGGTGGTATATCGCAAAGCTCAAATGATCGAGCCTGATGCCAACAAAGcctgcaatcttggcctctgccTCATTAAAAAGGGACGGTTCGACGAGGCTCGGGCAGTGCTCGAGGAAGTCCTGCTCCGTAGATTCTCAGGCTCCGATGAGAGCAAGCTAATTAGCCGGGCGGAAGAGTTGCTGCAAGAGATCGAGCTGCAGCCAGCCGTTTCTCCATTggagatggacttgagcatagaaGAGGAGATCATGGAGAGACTGGATCTTGTGATGAACGAGTGGGCTCCATTCAGATCCAAGAGGTTACCAATATTTGAGGAGATCTCCACGTGGAGAGACCAGATAGCTTGCTGA